From one Anticarsia gemmatalis isolate Benzon Research Colony breed Stoneville strain chromosome 20, ilAntGemm2 primary, whole genome shotgun sequence genomic stretch:
- the LOC142981814 gene encoding potassium channel subfamily K member 18-like — MKTNMDKSIKKKNHANGKYKKNGKSENYRIDDDVITTCCLCVKTKKSKKKSFIAGCVTNLGIFTLLLAYTLLGAFIFLAIEGGAAKIHQKTLATTSYQANENQKTPPLAKLNGTISQASAELRSQTVESIWEITVSLNILYKENWTRLAAQEIARFQEKLVARVAADVSAQYGGARALESAPALVVDDYEWNFAKAFLYSLTVLTTIGYGSVAPRTALGKAVTIGYAVIGIPLTLLYLSVVGALLSRLARSVFSRALCCCLCTKCGYCCLDERTMTSKERKEKVRRQDDYRHQTLHLQEPYYVRSPSGTIISASQAHSVSTNSIKDKTQGLSFLRDCDSMSCTDTDSKVSLRGFSILAPISLCLAAIFTYIFFGALVLYQLEGWSPIDGVYFCFMSLSTIGFGHLAPGATQKNGASSGTVWFCSIYIMTGLALTAMCFNVLHDEIVHRLRHHEKVLKANNQKVLTSEFLHRS; from the exons ATGAAAACGAACATGGACAAAAGTATCAAGAAAAAGAACCATGCGAACGggaaatataagaaaaatggCAAATCTGAGAATTATAGGATCGATGACGATGTTATTACAACTTGCTGCCTCTGCGTTAAAACTAAAAAGAGTAAGAAAAAGAGCTTCATAGCCGGTTGTGTGACCAACCTGGGAATTTTCACATTACTCCTGGCATATACATTGCTGGGTGCCTTCATATTCTTGGCTATTGAAGGCGGAGCAGCAAAGATCCATCAGAAGACCCTTGCAACTACGTCGTATCAAGCTAATGAGAATCAGAAAACACCGCCTTTGGCCAAATTAAACGGGACTATAAGTCAGGCCAGTGCGGAATTAAGATCTCAGACAGTGGAAAGTATTTGGGAGATAACTGTGTCATTAAATATCTTGTATAAGGAGAACTGGACGAGGCTGGCTGCGCAGGAGATTGCAAGGTTTCAAGAGAAGCTGGTGGCGAGGGTGGCGGCCGATGTGTCGGCGCAGTATGGAGGAGCGAGGGCGCTGGAGTCCGCTCCTGCTTTGGTGGTGGACGATTACGAGTGGAACTTCGCTAAGGCGTTTTTGTATTCTCTGACGGTCTTGACAACTATAG gGTATGGCAGCGTAGCACCGAGAACAGCTCTTGGCAAGGCAGTCACAATAGGATACGCAGTCATAGGCATACCTCTAACACTTCTCTACTTATCCGTAGTCGGAGCTCTTCTATCACGGCTAGCCAGAAGTGTGTTCAGCAGAGCTCTGTGTTGTTGCTTATGTACTAAATGTGGCTACTGCTGCCTTGATGAAAGGACTATGACAAGTAAAGAAAGGAAAGAAAAAGTAAGGAGACAGGATGACTACAGACACCAGACATTGCACCTTCAAGAGCCTTACTATGTGAGGTCTCCTTCTGGGACGATAATATCAGCGTCACAAGCACACAGCGTCAGCACAAATTCAATCAAGGACAAAACTCAAGGTCTAAGCTTTCTAAGAGACTGTGATTCAATGAGCTGCACCGATACGGACTCCAAGGTCTCTCTGCGAGGATTCTCCATCCTGGCTCCAATCTCCTTATGTTTGGCCGCgatttttacttacattttcttTGGTGCTTTAGTTTTGTACCAGCTCGAAGGCTGGAGTCCGATAGACGGGGTTTACTTTTGCTTTATGAGTCTCAGTACTATTGGTTTTGGACATTTGGCTCCTGGAGCTACGCAGAAGAACGGAGCGTCTTCTGGCACGGTATGGTTCTGCTCAATATACATCATGACTGGTCTTGCTCTCACTGCCATGTGCTTCAATGTACTCCATGACGAAATTGTCCACCGGTTAAGGCACCACGAGAAGGTTCTAAAAGCGAATAACCAAAAGGTTCTAACCTCGGAGTTCCTTCACAGATCTTGA